A window of Candidatus Saccharibacteria bacterium contains these coding sequences:
- the rpsF gene encoding 30S ribosomal protein S6, which yields MREYELTVLIHPDLEIDLEKPLTKVRDIIKANGGEITKEENQGKKKLAYRIRGEDFAVYTYFELNLPGSSVQKVDSTLNITDESLRHLLVSRDLKRPVEGEGDEAEEGKETKDAKNDKE from the coding sequence ATGCGAGAATACGAACTGACCGTTCTGATTCACCCGGATCTGGAAATCGATCTGGAAAAGCCGCTCACCAAGGTGCGCGACATCATCAAGGCAAACGGCGGTGAAATCACCAAAGAAGAGAACCAGGGCAAGAAGAAGCTGGCCTACCGCATCCGCGGCGAAGACTTCGCGGTCTACACCTACTTCGAGCTGAACCTGCCGGGCAGTAGTGTCCAGAAGGTCGACAGCACCCTGAACATCACCGACGAATCCCTACGCCACCTGCTGGTAAGCCGTGACCTGAAGCGCCCGGTCGAGGGTGAAGGCGACGAAGCCGAAGAAGGCAAAGAAACTAAAGACGCCAAAAACGACAAAGAATAA
- the ssb gene encoding single-stranded DNA-binding protein, which produces MARSINQVIIMGNLTRDPEMRTTPGGQNVTSFSLALNRSYKDANGEWQESADYIDVVAWAQLGERVNQYLSKGRRAIVQGRLSQRSWEQDGQKRSKVEVVANDVTFLDGAGGGDGDGGGSGGGYSGGNSGGGSGARSKKKDDVVIEDIDDKPIDLSEIPF; this is translated from the coding sequence ATGGCTCGCAGCATCAACCAAGTTATCATCATGGGCAATCTGACCCGTGACCCAGAGATGCGTACCACGCCTGGCGGCCAGAACGTCACCAGCTTCAGCCTGGCGCTGAACCGCAGCTACAAGGACGCCAACGGCGAGTGGCAGGAATCGGCCGACTACATCGATGTCGTCGCCTGGGCCCAGCTCGGCGAACGCGTCAACCAGTATCTGAGCAAGGGTCGGCGGGCAATCGTCCAGGGCCGTCTGAGCCAGCGCAGCTGGGAGCAGGATGGTCAGAAGCGCAGCAAGGTCGAGGTCGTCGCCAACGACGTCACCTTCCTTGACGGCGCCGGTGGCGGTGACGGCGACGGCGGCGGAAGCGGCGGCGGTTACTCCGGTGGCAACAGCGGCGGTGGCAGCGGTGCGCGCTCCAAGAAGAAGGATGATGTTGTCATCGAAGACATCGAC